A DNA window from Rhineura floridana isolate rRhiFlo1 chromosome 11, rRhiFlo1.hap2, whole genome shotgun sequence contains the following coding sequences:
- the LOC133366631 gene encoding ribonuclease-like gives MAQMAAYSVLLLLMVLLGPLPAFTQRESRHDKFLRQHIDYPKTGSDVDARRYCNLMMQRRGMTNNVCKPSNTFIHGHHMAVYGICSNEGTYYSGNYYDSNTPFDITSCRLVGGGSQRPPCNYRGRLSFQRVRVACINGEPVHFQMPL, from the coding sequence ATGGCTCAGATGGCAGCCTACTCAGTGTTGCTACTCCTGATGGTCTTGTTGGGACCCTTGCCGGCCTTCACCCAGAGGGAATCCCGTCATGACAAATTCCTCCGGCAGCACATTGACTACCCAAAGACGGGCAGCGACGTGGATGCTCGGCGTTATTGCAACCTAATGATGCAGAGAAGGGGAATGACCAACAATGTTTGCAAACCCAGCAACACCTTCATCCATGGGCACCACATGGCTGTGTATGGCATCTGCAGTAATGAAGGGACCTACTACAGTGGGAATTACTATGACAGCAACACACCCTTTGACATCACTAGTTGTCGCCTTGTTGGGGGAGGCTCCCAGAGGCCCCCCTGTAACTACAGAGGCAGGCTCAGTTTCCAGCGTGTTCGGGTAGCTTGCATTAACGGAGAGCCAGTTCACTTCCAGATGCCTCTTTAG
- the LOC133367432 gene encoding ribonuclease-like, translating to MTPILKGSEALLVFLLVFCLIASHVFSQNPRHEKFLRQHNDFPRTNVAGQDYCGAMMFRRGMTRPCKDTNSFIHAPRNQLKDICSWAGTHYRRALRLSRAQLSVTTCKLQGTLRGQCRYWAHTGQRHILIGCDPSGWPVHFEESNFM from the coding sequence ATGACACCCATCCTGAAAGGAAGTGAAGCGCTACTTGTCTTCCTGTTGGTCTTCTGTCTGATTGCAAGCCATGTCTTTTCGCAGAATCCTCGGCATGAGAAGTTCTTGAGGCAGCACAATGACTTTCCCCGGACCAACGTGGCAGGGCAGGATTACTGTGGGGCCATGATGTTTCGCAGGGGAATGACAAGGCCTTGCAAGGACACCAACAGCTTCATCCACGCACCTAGGAACCAGCTGAAGGACATTTGCAGCTGGGCTGGAACCCACTACCGCCGGGCACTGAGGCTCAGTCGGGCACAGTTATCCGTTACCACCTGCAAGCTGCAGGGGACTTTGCGAGGCCAATGCCGCTACTGGGCCCACACAGGGCAAAGACATATTCTTATAGGTTGCGACCCATCAGGATGGCCTGTCCATTTTGAAGAGAGCAATTTCATGTAG